From the Solanum pennellii chromosome 4, SPENNV200 genome, one window contains:
- the LOC107015913 gene encoding uncharacterized protein LOC107015913, producing the protein MATKYIIGSIAGSFVVAYVCDTVISDGKLFGGTTPSTVTNTDWWKETDKKFQAWPRTAGPPVVMNPISRQNYIVKS; encoded by the exons ATGGCTACCAAGTACATAATTGGTTCTATCGCTGGATCTTTTGTCGTTGCATATGTTTGTGACACTGTTATTTCTGACGGGAAATTGTTTGGAG GTACTACTCCAAGCACCGTTACCAACACCGATTGGTGGAAAGAAACAGACAAGAAATTCCAAGCATGGCCTCGCACTGCTGGTCCCCCGGTGGTCATGAACCCCATCAGCCGACAGAATTACATTGTCAAGTCTTGA
- the LOC107018333 gene encoding putative anthocyanidin reductase: MEDKHRSSMVVCVTGGSGYIASFLVKKLLQNGYKVHATLRNLEDKSKVGLLKNLPNAEENLKLFKADMYRPEEFEQAIQGCEFVFHVATPLLHTEGFQYKNQVEAAVASVKNIAMSCIKSGTVKRLIYTGTVLASSPMKDDGNGFKDLMDETCWTPLNVHFPFSDDFVMSYVEAKTACDREILNFGKDGFEVVSLGLGLVGGTTIMSNISRSMAGMLSVVTGDEIHYNQLKFIEEVDGKVPIIHIEDVCEAHIFSMENSDSMNGRFLCASAFVSSAQIATYYQQNYPELHVNQKYLDDPKREVKWGSNKLMEKGFVYKYDMKKILDDNIRSARELGDLKLPSA, encoded by the exons ATGGAGGATAAACATAGAAGTTCAATGGTGGTTTGTGTTACTGGAGGTTCAGGATACATAGCTTCATTTCTGGTGAAAAAACTTCTTCAAAATGGCTACAAAGTTCATGCTACCTTGAGGAACTTAG AGGATAAATCAAAGGTAGGCTTGTTGAAGAACTTGCCTAATGCAgaagaaaatttgaagttatttAAAGCTGATATGTATAGACCAGAAGAATTTGAGCAAGCAATCCAAGGCTGTGAATTTGTTTTCCATGTGGCCACTCCTTTGCTACATACTGAGGGATTTCAG TACAAGAATCAAGTAGAAGCAGCAGTTGCATCAGTGAAGAATATTGCAATGTCTTGTATAAAGTCTGGTACTGTGAAGAGGCTTATATATACAGGCACTGTGCTTGCTTCTTCACCAATGAAGGATGATGGTAATGGCTTCAAAGATTTGATGGATGAAACATGTTGGACTCCTCTGAATGTCCATTTTCCATTTAGCGACGATTTTGTTATG AGTTATGTGGAAGCAAAGACAGCATGTGACAGAGAAATCTTGAACTTTGGCAAAGATGGATTTGAGGTTGTGAGCTTAGGTCTTGGTCTTGTTGGAGGAACAACAATCATGTCAAATATCTCAAGAAGCATGGCTGGTATGTTGTCAGTGGTaactggtgatgaaattcattaCAATCAACTCAAGTTCATAGAAGAGGTTGATGGAAAAGTTCCAATCATACACATTGAAGATGTTTGTGAAGCTCACATTTTCTCAATGGAAAATAGTGATTCTATGAATGGTAGATTCTTGTGTGCTAGTGCATTTGTTTCTTCTGCACAAATTGCAACTTATTATCAACAAAACTATCCAGAGTTGCATGTCAACCAAAA GTACTTGGATGATCCAAAGAGAGAAGTGAAATGGGGATCAAATAAGCTTATGGAGAAGGGTTTTGTGTACAAATATGACATGAAGAAAATATTGGATGATAATATTAGAAGTGCAAGGGAACTTGGAGATCTCAAACTACCATCTGCTTAA
- the LOC107018377 gene encoding leucine-rich repeat receptor-like tyrosine-protein kinase PXC3: MAILSFLLTVFFLVGLSSRFQLGNSQLVFHDQEVVEAIGKELSVPGWGVMNTTDFCSWHGVICSSNSTMVERLDLSGFRLQGNVTLISELKGLKWLDLSNNNFQGSIPFAFGKLAELQYLDLSFNKFGNSIPSELGKLRSLKALNLSKNWLTGAIPDELEGLKNLQDFQIFTNNLNGSIPMWIGNLTSLKVFAAYENEFSGVVPVNLGLYSDLSLLNLHSNQLEGTIPESICANGNLEFLVLTQNKLTGKIPDSIGNCKRLSSIRIGNNKLIGGIPKSIGNISSLTYFEADSNSLSGEIVTEFAKCSNLTLLNLASNEFNGTIPPEFGQLNSLQELIVSGNNLYGEIPTSVLKCKNLNKLDLSNNKFNGTIPADICNTSRLQYLLLGENSIRGEIPHEIGNCVKLLELEMGSNELTGSIPPEIGHMKNLQISLNLSHNRLHGKLPQDLGKLDKLVSLDVSDNQLSGNIPPALKGMQSLIEVDFSSNQFTGPIPTFAPFQKSPNSSFLGNKDLCGDPLSGGCGDLNGYDHSVYGHKVSYRIVLAVIGSGLAVFVCVTVVVLLFMMREKQEKAAKEAAGNTIDEISSKPVILAGNVFVDNLKQAIDFDAVVKAVMKDSNKICVGTFSTVYKADMPSGMILSVKKLKSMDQTIIHHQSKMIRELEKLSKLVHNNLARPIGFGIYEDVVLLLHEYYANGTLTQYLHNSSQKPEYKPDWPTRLAIATGVAEGLAFLHHVAIIHLDISSGNVLLDSNFRPLVSEVEISRLLDPSRGTASISAVAGSFGYIPPEYAYTMQVTAPGNVYSYGVVLLEILTTRLPVDEAFGEGIDLVKWVHGASARGETPEQILDAKLSTISFSWRKEMLAALKVALLCTDMTPAKRPKMKKVVEMLQEITES, from the exons ATGGCAATTTTGAGCTTTCTGTTAACTGTGTTTTTTCTAGTTGGTTTGTCATCAAGATTCCAACTTGGGAATTCCCAGTTAGTTTTTCATGATCAGGAAGTGGTGGAAGCAATTGGGAAAGAGCTATCAGTACCTGGATGGGGTGTGATGAACACAACTGATTTCTGCTCCTGGCATGGAGTTATTTGCAGCTCAAACAGTACAATGGTGGAAAGACTTGATCTTTCTGGTTTCAGATTACAAGGTAATGTAACTCTAATATCTGAGCTCAAAGGTTTAAAGTGGCTGGACCTTTCTAATAATAACTTCCAAGGTTCTATTCCATTTGCATTTGGGAAGTTAGCTGAGCTTCAATATCTTGATTTGTCTTTTAACAAGTTTGGAAACTCAATTCCTAGTGAATTAGGTAAGCTCAGAAGCCTTAAGGCATTAAACCTTTCGAAAAACTGGCTTACTGGAGCTATACCTGATGAGCTTGAGGGGTTAAAGAATTTGcaagattttcaaatatttactaACAACTTGAATGGTTCTATCCCAATGTGGATTGGTAATTTGACCAGTCTTAAGGTTTTTGCTGCTTATGAGAATGAGTTTAGTGGTGTTGTTCCTGTTAACTTAGGATTGTACTCTGATCTTTCTTTGCTGAACCTTCACTCAAACCAGCTTGAAGGTACTATTCCTGAGAGCATTTGTGCTAATGGGAATCTCGAATTTCTTGTTCTAACTCAGAATAAGTTGACAGGAAAGATTCCTGATTCGATTGGGAATTGTAAAAGACTTTCAAGTATTAGAATTGGGAATAACAAGTTGATTGGAGGTATTCCTAAATCAATTGGGAATATCAGTAGTCTTACTTATTTTGAAGCAGATAGTAATAGTTTGTCTGGTGAAATAGTCACCGAGTTCGCGAAGTGCTCAAATCTCACTCTTCTTAATTTAGCTTCAAATGAGTTTAATGGAACTATTCCTCCTGAGTTTGGTCAGCTTAACAGTTTGCAAGAATTGATTGTTTCTGGTAATAACCTTTATGGAGAGATTCCAACTTCAGTTCTTAAGTGCAAGAATCTCAATAAGCTTGACTTGAGCAACAACAAGTTCAATGGTACCATACCGGCAGATATCTGCAATACGTCCAGATTGCAGTATTTGCTGTTGGGGGAGAACTCGATTCGAGGGGAGATACCTCATGAGATAGGGAATTGTGTAAAGTTGCTTGAGTTGGAAATGGGGAGTAATGAACTTACTGGAAGTATCCCTCCTGAGATTGGTCATATGAAGAACTTGCAGATTTCGTTGAATTTGAGTCATAATCGTCTCCACGGAAAATTGCCTCAGGATTTAGGAAAACTTGACAAGTTGGTTTCTTTAGATGTATCTGATAATCAGCTCTCTGGAAATATTCCACCGGCATTGAAgggcatgcaaagtttgataGAGGTTGATTTTTCGAGCAACCAATTCACTGGTCCAATACCTACCTTTGCACCATTTCAGAAAAGTCCTAATTCAAGTTTTCTTGGAAACAAAGATCTCTGTGGTGATCCTTTGAGTGGTGGTTGTGGAGATTTAAATGGTTATGACCACAGCGTTTATGGTCACAAGGTCTCTTACCGAATCGTTTTGGCTGTTATCGGTTCTGGTTTGGCAGTTTTTGTATGTGTCACAGTGGTTGTTTTGCTGTTCATGATGAGGGAGAAACAAGAGAAAGCTGCCAAGGAAGCAGCTGGAAATACCATTGATGAAATTTCTAGCAAACCAGTGATACTAGCGGGAAACGTCTTTGTTGACAATCTAAAGCAAGCAATTGATTTTGATGCAGTTGTAAAGGCAGTCATGAAAGACTCGAATAAGATTTGTGTTGGTACATTCAGCACTGTCTATAAAGCAGACATGCCTTCCGGGATGATTTTGTCGGTGAAGAAGCTTAAGTCAATGGACCAAACTATAATTCATCACCAGAGTAAGATGATCAGAGAGCTCGAAAAGCTTAGTAAGCTCGTTCATAATAATCTTGCTCGTCCTATCGGGTTTGGAATCTATGAAGATGTCGTTCTTCTATTGCATGAATATTATGCCAACGGAACGTTGACTCAATATCTTCATAACTCTAGCCAGAAACCTGAATATAAGCCCGATTGGCCAACAAGACTTGCCATTGCCACCGGAGTTGCAGAAGGATTGGCATTCCTTCATCATGTTGCTATCATCCATCTTGACATTTCTTCCGGGAATGTGCTTCTTGATTCTAATTTCAGGCCTTTGGTTAGTGAAGTTGAAATATCAAGGCTTCTCGATCCATCTAGAGGGACTGCAAGTATCAGTGCTGTTGCTGGCTCATTCGGATATATTCCTCCAG AGTATGCATATACAATGCAAGTAACAGCTCCTGGAAATGTTTACAGCTATGGGGTTGTTTTGCTCGAGATTCTTACCACTCGACTACCTGTTGATGAAGCTTTTGGTGAAGGAATAGATTTGGTTAAGTGGGTACATGGTGCTTCTGCAAGGGGGGAAACACCGGAGCAGATACTCGATGCAAAGCTCAGCACCATTTCATTTTCTTGGAGAAAAGAAATGTTAGCAGCACTAAAGGTTGCGTTGCTATGCACTGACATGACACCAGCAAAACGACCAAAGATGAAGAAGGTGGTCGAAATGCTGCAAGAAATCACGGAAAGCTAA